A genomic stretch from Saccharomyces paradoxus chromosome XVI, complete sequence includes:
- a CDS encoding uncharacterized protein (similar to YEL073C), with the protein MVNLANVLTNATAATLSAWSNTVPLETYFHFDEASGFGDYYLNVSVIWMNETLYETRIIPAIINVREWLDDMEANDPSPSVSNPYETSGYYAFSTVVPVLMGNMKVA; encoded by the coding sequence ATGGTAAACTTAGCTAACGTTTTAACCAACGCGACTGCAGCTACGCTGAGCGCATGGTCTAATACAGTTCCGTTAGAGacatattttcattttgatgaGGCATCAGGATTTGGCGACTACTATTTGAATGTATCCGTAATCTGGATGAATGAAACCCTTTATGAAACCAGAATTATCCCAGCTATTATCAATGTCCGCGAATGGCTTGACGATATGGAGGCAAACGATCCTTCACCCAGTGTAAGTAACCCATACGAAACTTCAGGTTATTATGCCTTTTCAACAGTAGTACCTGTTTTAATGGGGAATATGAAAGTAGCATAA
- a CDS encoding putative maltose-responsive transcription factor (maltose-responsive transcription factor~similar to YPR196W), with product MSIVRQSCDCCRVRRVKCDRNRPCNRCHQRNLKCTYLQPLRKRGPKSIGESSFERLAEMQMVSTNNNITTAPVVCKKVPKKLIDQCLRLYHDRLYVIWPMLCYDDLYKLLEEKYEDCSTYWFLVSLSAATLSDLHTEVEYKEGVFFTGEQLCTLCMLSRRFFDDLSNSDIFRIMTYYCLHRCYAQFAETRTSYRLSCEAIGLIKIAGFHREETYEFLPFDEQQLIRKVYYLLLMTERYYAVYIKCVTSLDTTISPPQPEIVTDSRLSLDSFLEVIRVFTVPGKYFYDALATNSVNDSYTEDSLKRIWNELHTTSLAIEPCSYGYIDYHFSRHWVRTLAWKLVLHKKGMRLNLFSNTIVTHIPVEIAKDMLRDTLLTPIDLYDVHGPGIPMKALEIANALIDVVSKYDHNMKLEAWNVLCDVSKFVFSLKHCNHKMFQRFSTKCQSALIDLPIPRPLRLSDDSKDDADIIP from the coding sequence ATGAGTATTGTGAGACAGTCATGCGATTGCTGTCGTGTTCGTCGAGTGAAGTGCGACAGGAATAGACCATGTAATCGCTGCCATCAGCGCAATTTGAAATGCACATATTTACAACCGTTAAGAAAGCGAGGCCCGAAGTCCATCGGAGAAAGCAGCTTTGAGAGATTGGCAGAAATGCAGATGGTGAGTAcgaataataatattacgACCGCTCCGGTGGTATGTAAGAAGGTTCCGAAGAAGCTGATCGATCAATGTCTGAGACTATATCACGATAGACTATACGTTATCTGGCCTATGCTTTGCTACGATGATCTTTACAAACTTTTGGAGGAAAAGTATGAGGACTGCAGCACTTATTGGTTTTTAGTGTCTCTTTCGGCAGCAACGCTCAGCGATCTGCATACTGAAGTGGAATATAAAGAGggtgttttttttactggAGAACAATTATGTACTCTCTGTATGTTATCGCGACGGTTTTTCGACGACCTCAGTAATAGCGACATATTTCGAATTATGACATACTATTGTTTGCATCGTTGTTATGCACAATTTGCCGAAACGAGAACTTCATACAGACTTTCTTGTGAGGCTATCGGCCTCATCAAGATAGCCGGATTCCATCGGGAAGAAACCTATGAGTTTCTTCCGTTCGATGAGCAACAACTCATACGTAAGGTATACTATCTGCTTCTCATGACAGAAAGATACTATGCCGTATACATTAAATGTGTCACAAGTCTGGATACCACTATTTCTCCGCCGCAACCCGAGATTGTGACTGACTCTCGACTTTCCTTAGATAGTTTTCTTGAGGTGATTAGGGTATTCACTGTTCCtggaaaatatttttatgatGCTTTGGCTACCAACAGTGTTAATGATTCCTATACGGAAGACTCTTTAAAAAGGATATGGAATGAACTTCATACGACATCACTTGCTATAGAACCATGCTCATACGGATACATAGACTATCACTTTTCTCGGCACTGGGTCAGAACGCTCGCATGGAAACTGGTCCTACATAAGAAAGGTATGCGGCtaaatttgttttcaaataCTATTGTTACGCACATACCAGTCGAAATTGCTAAGGATATGTTACGGGATACACTCTTAACTCCGATCGACCTATATGATGTGCACGGTCCTGGCATACCGATGAAGGCACTAGAAATAGCCAATGCATTAATAGATGTCGTAAGTAAGTATGATCATAATATGAAGTTGGAGGCTTGGAATGTTTTGTGCGATGTATCTAAGTTCGTTTTTTCCCTGAAACACTGTAATCATAAAATGtttcaaagattttcaaCTAAGTGCCAAAGCGCGCTAATCGATCTACCTATCCCCAGACCATTGCGACTAAGTGATGATTCCAAGGATGACGCCGACATTATTCCTTAA
- the SGE1 gene encoding Sge1p (Plasma membrane multidrug transporter~similar to YPR198W) — MKNTLSLTLCVISLLLTLFLAALDIVIVVTLYDTIGIKFHDFGNIGWLVTGYALSNAVFMLLWGRLAEILGTKECLMISVIIFEIGSLISALSNSMATLISGRIVAGFGGSGIESLAFVVGTSIVRENHRGIMITALAISYVIAEGVGPFIGGAFNEHLSWRWCFYINLPIGAFAFIILAFCNTSGEPHQKMWLPSKIKKIMNYNYGELLKVSFWKNTFEVLVFKLDMIGIILSSAGFTLLMLGLSFGGNNFPWNSSIIISFFTVGPILLLLFCVYDFHFLPLLGLHYDDKRTKPLLTWNIASNCGIFTSSITGFLSCFAYELQSAYLVQLYQLVFKKKPTLASIHLWELSIPAMLATMAIAYLNAKYGIIKPAIVFGVLCGIVGSGLFTLINGELSQSIGYSILPGIAFGSIFQATLLSSQVQITSDDPDFQNKFIEVTAFNSFAKSLGFAFGGNMGAMIFTASLKNQMRSSHLNLPQFTSVETLLAYSTEHYGGPQSLLSKFINTAIHDVFYCALGCYGLSFFFGIFTSSKKTTISAKKQQ; from the coding sequence atgaaaaatactttGAGTTTAACGTTATGTGTTATATCACTTTTATTGACCCTTTTTCTTGCGGCCCTGGATATTGTTATAGTGGTTACTTTATATGATACTATTGGCATTAAGTTTCATGACTTTGGGAATATTGGTTGGTTAGTCACTGGATATGCTCTTTCTAATGCTGTTTTCATGTTATTATGGGGCCGCTTGGCCGAAATACTTGGTACCAAGGAGTGCTTAATGATTTCTGTTattatatttgaaatagGGTCTTTAATTTCTGCTCTTTCGAATTCAATGGCGACTCTGATTAGCGGAAGAATTGTTGCCGGGTTTGGAGGAAGTGGAATTGAATCACTTGCTTTTGTAGTTGGAACGTCCATTGTCCGAGAAAACCACAGAGGAATTATGATAACAGCACTCGCTATATCGTATGTCATTGCAGAAGGAGTCGGGCCTTTTATTGGCGGTGCATTCAATGAACATTTGTCTTGGAGATGGTGCTTTTATATAAATCTTCCAATCGGTGCGTTTGCGTTCATAATATTGGCATTTTGTAATACATCTGGGGAACCACATCAAAAAATGTGGCTACCatcaaaaatcaaaaaaattatgaaCTATAACTATGGCGAATTGTTGAAAGTAagtttttggaagaatacATTCGAAGTACTTGTATTTAAACTAGACATGATTGgaattattttatcttcagCAGGTTTTACGCTACTGATGTTAGGTCTTTCATTTGGTGGAAACAATTTCCCATGGAATTCGAGTATcattatttccttttttaccGTGGGTCCGAtcttattgttattattttgtgtTTACgactttcattttctgcCATTATTGGGGCTTCACTACGACGACAAGCGGACCAAACCGTTACTGACATGGAATATTGCGTCAAATTGTGGCATATTTACAAGTTCTATAACAGGTTTCCTTTCTTGCTTTGCTTATGAATTACAGTCTGCTTATTTGGTCCAGCTTTATCAACTagtatttaaaaaaaaacctacATTAGCAAGTATACATCTTTGGGAGCTATCAATTCCAGCCATGCTTGCAACTATGGCCATAGCATACCTGAACGCAAAATATGGGATCATCAAACCAGCAATTGTTTTTGGTGTGCTTTGCGGGATCGTTGGATCGGGATTATTTACGCTAATCAATGGTGAGCTCTCTCAGTCAATTGGTTATTCCATTCTACCAGGAATTGCTTTTGGTAGTATCTTCCAGGCAACGTTATTGAGCTCTCAGGTGCAGATAACGTCAGATGACCCAGACTTTCAAAACAAGTTTATTGAAGTCACAGCTTTCAACTCGTTTGCCAAATCCTTGGGTTTTGCATTTGGAGGAAATATGGGAGCAATGATATTTACTGCATCACTCAAAAACCAGATGCGCTCTTCTCACTTAAATCTACCACAATTTACATCTGTAGAAACACTTTTAGCGTATAGCACAGAACATTATGGTGGCCCCCAATCTTTACTATCAAAGTTTATAAACACAGCTATCCATGACGTTTTTTACTGCGCCTTAGGGTGCTATGGTCtttcattcttctttggaatATTTACTTCGAGtaagaaaacaacaatatcAGCCAAAAAGCAACAATGA